TCTCACATCACTTCTGAGCACCCTACCGTTACTCAACGTGGCTTCCAGGGCAACCACCTCTGAGGAGTGAACTCGCCCTAATGCCATGAGTGTGGTGTGTACACTGTGAGTGACTCCATTGTGGAAGTAGTCAATCAAGTAGGGATTTGTAGTTGAGATAGCGTCTTTAAAGGAAAAGCTTGATCCGGTTGGAGATGCCCACCAGACTCCCCACGGCATTTGGGACACGATCACATGTCCCCCGTCAAATGGCTCTGCCATTCCCTGACACACGACAACAAAGGTTTTCTCGGTTTGGCGTTGTGCTTTAATCTGAGGCGCATCTTCGCAGTATCCGTCACGTCGAGCAGCACGTTCGGGGGTAATGCCCCAATTGTCCAGATGCCAAATCAGGGCGATCGCTCCCACTAGCCCCAGCGAACTAACCGACATCACCGCCAAGCCTAAGCCTCTCAGCCCCATGCCAAACCTCCTCCAGACAAGCCAAAACCTATGAGTTGACACAGATCTATCGGTTCATTTGACCTGTTTTTTGGAGGGCAAGTTTCAGCAAGAAGATGCGAATCAAATTTCAGGCAAGTAACTCGGCGATCGCTGCCTCAATCAGAGCTGTATCCGCTGCGTTATAGCCCGGTCCACCCGCCGCATGTCCCCACACAGATGGAATGACTCTTAACTCAGCGTTTGGCATGTGTGACACTTCGATCGCACTGTCTTCTGGTGGAAAGTACAAATCCGTTTCACTGGGCATGACGATCGCCCTGGCTTGAAGCGATCGCAGTGCCCGCACAAAATCACCCTGATACAAAGGATTGTCGCTGATGTCGGCGTGTTGCCAACTCCAGATCATCGCTAACAAATTATTCGCATCCCAGGTTAAATGGTCGTCTTCCCACCATTGCAACAGTGCCTCAACGGTTTCAAATCCCAGTTTGCGATACAGTCCCTCTCGATAAAATGTTTGCGAATACGCCCAACCTGCATAAACTCGTCCAAACGCTTTGAGTCCGGCTACAGGTGGCTCCGTATACCGCCCCTTTTGCCAGGTGGCATCGGCGGTTAAAGCGGCTTTGATTCCTTCCAGAAACACGCCGTTATGCACGGAAGTTTTGGCTGAGCCACAGTAAGGAAGAATGCACTCAACGCGATCGGGGTAGAGGGCTGCCCAGTGATAGGTCTGCTGTGCCCCCATCGACCAACCCAACACCAGCCTGATCCGCTCAATGCCAAACTGTTCAGTGATTAAGCGAAACTGACACTGAATGTTGTCATACAACGTCACTCCCGAAAACGTTGTCGGGTCTGCAAAATGGCTGGGCGAGGAGGACAGCCCATTGCCAAACAGATTGGGGATGATGATGAAGTAGCGATCGGGGTCGAGGGCACGTCCTGAGCCAATCAAAGCGGCGTTGCTGCGATGAGTGCCGCCATAGTGGGTCGGGAAGATAATCACGTTATCTTTTTGAGGATTCAACACACCGTACGTGACATAGGCAAGCTTTGCATCTGGCAAAATCTCACCCGACTGCAACTGAACATCGCCTAACTCATACACTTCATATTCAGTGGTCATTGTTTAGGAATGTGAATTAAAGAACCTGAAGATTTGTCAGCTCTGTAGGGACATGACATGTCATGTCCCTACTCAGAAAATTGCACTCTAACCAATTTGCAACCCTTAGTACAACTCGTCGTAAAATAGGGGTGAGAATTTGGGGTGCAGGGGTGGAACCCCTGGCTGGGGGCACAGCCCCACACCCGCTTGTTTTATTTCCGAACCCTATCTGTGAATAGCAGTACTTAGGAATAAAAACTAAATAACATCAGATTTTGTAGGTTGGGTTAGCGTCAGCGTAACTCAACATTTGCAGAGGCGTTGGGTTTCACACTGTTCAACCCAACCTACTAGCTAGCCTCTGGCAGGGAATCTGGATTTAGAGGCTCTGCCTCCGATGACCCTAGCTTTGGAGGCAGAGCCTTCAGCACGACATAACAAGGCGGAGCCTTGCCACAAGAGGTGCAGCAATAAATTTGTACCCTCTAGTGATTGGTCTGATCAGCCCAGGGAGTCAGGAGTGCCGAAATCCACTTCAACCCGTAATCGATCAACACTCCAATAATGCCGATCAGAGCAATACAAAAGAACACTTTTTCAGTTTGCAAAAACCGCTGAGACTGCCAGATCTTAAAACCCAGACCATATTGCGCCGCTACCAACTCCGCAATTACCAAGTAGTTCCAGGCTCCCGCGATATTGACCCGGACTGTATCAAGCACATTGGGAAACGTCGCAGGTACAATCACCTTAAACAACACATCCCATCGACTGGCCCCCAGCGTGTAAGCTACATTGATCATCTCATTGGGAATGAACTTCACCGCATCCGCAACCATCATGGTGTTATACAGAACAACTCCCAGAAAAACGATCAACACCTTAGACTCTTCACCCAGACCAACCCAGATAATGATGAGAGGGACAAACGCCATCACAGGCATATAGCGCACCGTTCCCACGATCGGTGCAAACAGGCTATCCATGCTGTAAAACGTGCCCATCGCAATTCCCATCGGCACACCAATCATCACCGACAGCAAAAAGCCACCTGCCACCCGTCCACAACTGGATAAGACATCCGTCATTAGCCCTTCCTGGAACATGGTGATACCCGCCTGCAACACCGCCCACGGAGTCGGTAAAAACATAGCTGGCACCCATCCCGTTGAGCTAATCGCCGCCCACACCAGCAGGGGCACAGCCAATGACAGCGTCATGATCAAGATGGATAACCAACGGGGGAACCCTTGGCGAATGCTCCAAAAAACCGAGGGCTTTAAATATCGTTTTTCAGTGGAGAGCGAGGAGATAGGAGTAGGAAGGCTAGACTGCGCCACGGGTTGTGTATCCTCTAGGTGTAGTAAATAGGGTGTTAATGTTAGAAGAACTTGAGGTATCGCTGAATCTCCCAATCAGAAATGTGATTGTGATATTCCTGCCATTCCTGAGATTTGAACCGGACATAGGTTTCGTACATTAACGGACCCATGACTGCCTCACTGAGGGGATCGGCAGCAAAGGCATTAATGGCATCTCCCAACGTCCGAGGTAAGAAATTAATACCTTTTTGTGAGAGTTCAATCAGCGAATAGTTATACATATTTTCGGTATGAGGCTCACCGGGGTCGAGTTCTTCCCGAATGCCCTCTAGCCCCGCCGCCAAAATCATCGCCGCTCCCAAATACAGGTTCGTTGAGATGTCCGCCGCACGGCACTCCACACGCCCACCCCCTAAGGGAATCCGCAACATATTGGTGCGGTTGTTGTTGCCGTAACAAATATAAACAGGTGCCCAGGTAAAACCAGACATATTGCCCTGCTTGACCAACCGCTTGTAACTGTTGACCGTAGGGGCGATCAGGGCGCAGATCGCAGGGGCATGTTTTAAGACGCCAGCGATGAATTGATAGCCCAGCTTCGACAAGCCACATTTGCGGGGGTCGTTGGGGTCAGCAAACAGGTTTTCTCCTGTTTTGACGTGAGCCAGCGACATATTGTAGTGAGCACCGCTACCTGTGCGGTTCGGGAATGGTTTAGGCATGAAGGTGGCGAAATAGCCATGTTTCTTAGCGATCTCTTTGACCATCAGACGGAAGAACGTGAGGCGATCGGCCATTTTGAGCGCATCACAGTAAGCAAAGTCAGTTTCAAATTGACCGTTGCCATCTTCGTGATCAAACGAGTAGACATCCCAACCCAACTGGTTCATCGCCTCGACGATTTCGGTGATCCAGACATAGTTATCGAGCAAGGCAGGCAGGTCATAACAGGGTTTCGCCAATGTATCCAGATCGCTGATGGGGGCAAAGCCATTCGCAGTTTCTTTGAGAATGTAAAACTCGGTTTCGATGCCCAGGTTGAAGGTGTAACCCATCTCAGCGGCTTGCGCCAACACTTTCTTGAGGATGCTGCGGCAACAGGCTTCAAAGGGTTCGCCTTTGAGATAGAGGTCACTGGCAAACCAGGCAAATTTCGAGTTCCACGGCAACACCATCACGGAAGACAAATCGGGACGGGCAGAGACTTCCTCATCGCTGACATCCTGCGGCACCCCATCCAGTGCTGCCCCGGTGAATAGCTCTGACCCTGCTACCATTTGCGATAAATGAGAGAGTGGCACCGCCTTGGCTTTGCACATGCCGTGAATATCGACAAAGCTGGCGAGGGCATACTTTACGCCCTGCTCTTCCAGGGAGTTTTTGAGGGCTTGCAGTTCTGGGGTGAGGTAGTCAGCCATAGGAGGAAAAGAGAAGAAAGAAAGAAAAATGAAGAGAGAAGAGGGAGAAAAGAAGAGAGAAAAAAGAAGAACGAAAAGTGAAGAAGGGTTAGAACAACATTGGTTCAGTACTAATTCTGAAAATTTTGATTATTCACTCTTCTTTTTTCATTCTTCTTTCTTTTTCCATCCTTCCATAGGTGAGGCATTTCTTTTAAGGGAATTGGTCATTAGTCAATAGTTAGGGGTCAATGGTCAATGGTTAGGGGTCAGGAGTCAGGAGTCAGTGGTCAATAGTCAATAGTCAATGGTTAGTAGTTAGGCCGAGTGTTAATTAGGGTTTGGGTTTGGAATTGTCTTATCCTTTATCCTTTTTTCTTCTTTTTTCCTTCGTACAGACGTGATAAATCGCGCCTCTTCCCTCTTTTATTCTTCATCCTTTATCGTTTATCCTTTTCCCTCTCCTCTTTGTATCGCCTTCATGATGAACTCCTGAAACAGATGGGTTCCCATTTCCTTGGTTGGGGACAAACGTCCCGGTTTGTAGCCGATCGCCTGCACTCGTTTTTGAATTTCGGGCAACAGCAGCAAATCTTCTTTTTGAATCTTGTCGCCAAATTCGACTAAGGGTTGCACGTTTTCCTCAGCGGTGGCGATCGCGGTATTGGGCACCAACCACTCCCATCGAATGCGAGTTCTCGTTGGTCCTTGCGGATCGATCAGATAAATGATGGCGTGACCCGGTGAGAGAATCCAGGCAAAGTTAGGGAAGAAGCTCATCACTGCAATTCGCTCCATCTCTTCGGGGGTAAGTCCGGGGATGTAGTAACCGGGGTCTGCCAAAAACCAGCGATCGTCCTCAGTCAAAACGGGGGTGTATTGCAAATAGTGGTAATGGCGTGCCTCAGCGGTATTGTGCTTGTAGTAGCGCAACAAACAGGGATGAACGATCGGCTCGTGGTAATACTCAGCGTTGTTTTCAACGTAGAGTTTCCAGTTGGCATCGACCCAGTAGTCGATCGTGTGAACCCGCCTCCAGGTATCGAGTTGATAGCGTTGAAATAGGTCGGGCAGGTCGCCCAGTTGAACCGCCAGAGGTGGAGCGTTCAGGTCGGGGTTAACAAAGATAAACGGTCCCCAGGTGTCGATCTGAACCGGAGCCAACCCATAGTCAGCGGTATCAAAGTTTTCCGCTGCCTCCATATCGGGGATGCCACGCAGGTTGCCATCGAGATCAAAGCTCCAGGCGTGATAGAGGCAGGTGAGGTGGTTGCATTTGCCGCTTCCCAATGCGAGTGGTCCAGCACGGTGGGTGCAGATATTAAAAAAAGCCCGCAGTTCCCCGACTCGGTTCTTCAGAATGATCAGGGGTTGTCCAGCAATATCAACGGTGAAGTAGGAACCCGCTTCTTCTAACTGACTGATGTGCCCAACGTAATACCAATGCTTACCAAAAACATGCTGTTGCTCAAGCCGATAGATATCGGGGGAAAAATACATCTCAGCAGGGAGAGACATCGCATCGCAATGGAGCGATCGCGGTTGCCACGAGCGTAACCA
This Oscillatoria sp. FACHB-1407 DNA region includes the following protein-coding sequences:
- the glnT gene encoding type III glutamate--ammonia ligase yields the protein MADYLTPELQALKNSLEEQGVKYALASFVDIHGMCKAKAVPLSHLSQMVAGSELFTGAALDGVPQDVSDEEVSARPDLSSVMVLPWNSKFAWFASDLYLKGEPFEACCRSILKKVLAQAAEMGYTFNLGIETEFYILKETANGFAPISDLDTLAKPCYDLPALLDNYVWITEIVEAMNQLGWDVYSFDHEDGNGQFETDFAYCDALKMADRLTFFRLMVKEIAKKHGYFATFMPKPFPNRTGSGAHYNMSLAHVKTGENLFADPNDPRKCGLSKLGYQFIAGVLKHAPAICALIAPTVNSYKRLVKQGNMSGFTWAPVYICYGNNNRTNMLRIPLGGGRVECRAADISTNLYLGAAMILAAGLEGIREELDPGEPHTENMYNYSLIELSQKGINFLPRTLGDAINAFAADPLSEAVMGPLMYETYVRFKSQEWQEYHNHISDWEIQRYLKFF
- a CDS encoding alpha/beta fold hydrolase, with protein sequence MTTEYEVYELGDVQLQSGEILPDAKLAYVTYGVLNPQKDNVIIFPTHYGGTHRSNAALIGSGRALDPDRYFIIIPNLFGNGLSSSPSHFADPTTFSGVTLYDNIQCQFRLITEQFGIERIRLVLGWSMGAQQTYHWAALYPDRVECILPYCGSAKTSVHNGVFLEGIKAALTADATWQKGRYTEPPVAGLKAFGRVYAGWAYSQTFYREGLYRKLGFETVEALLQWWEDDHLTWDANNLLAMIWSWQHADISDNPLYQGDFVRALRSLQARAIVMPSETDLYFPPEDSAIEVSHMPNAELRVIPSVWGHAAGGPGYNAADTALIEAAIAELLA
- a CDS encoding aromatic ring-hydroxylating oxygenase subunit alpha — translated: MNLQTQQETGSRLAWLRSWQPRSLHCDAMSLPAEMYFSPDIYRLEQQHVFGKHWYYVGHISQLEEAGSYFTVDIAGQPLIILKNRVGELRAFFNICTHRAGPLALGSGKCNHLTCLYHAWSFDLDGNLRGIPDMEAAENFDTADYGLAPVQIDTWGPFIFVNPDLNAPPLAVQLGDLPDLFQRYQLDTWRRVHTIDYWVDANWKLYVENNAEYYHEPIVHPCLLRYYKHNTAEARHYHYLQYTPVLTEDDRWFLADPGYYIPGLTPEEMERIAVMSFFPNFAWILSPGHAIIYLIDPQGPTRTRIRWEWLVPNTAIATAEENVQPLVEFGDKIQKEDLLLLPEIQKRVQAIGYKPGRLSPTKEMGTHLFQEFIMKAIQRGEGKG
- a CDS encoding ABC transporter permease, coding for MTLSLAVPLLVWAAISSTGWVPAMFLPTPWAVLQAGITMFQEGLMTDVLSSCGRVAGGFLLSVMIGVPMGIAMGTFYSMDSLFAPIVGTVRYMPVMAFVPLIIIWVGLGEESKVLIVFLGVVLYNTMMVADAVKFIPNEMINVAYTLGASRWDVLFKVIVPATFPNVLDTVRVNIAGAWNYLVIAELVAAQYGLGFKIWQSQRFLQTEKVFFCIALIGIIGVLIDYGLKWISALLTPWADQTNH